The Solibacillus daqui genome has a segment encoding these proteins:
- the plsX gene encoding phosphate acyltransferase PlsX has product MKLAVDGMGGDNAPQAIVEGVLIALDDFPNLEIDLYGDEQKMAPYLKQHSRLNVIHCTEVVEADDDPARAVRRKKDSSMTRMLDAVAEGKADACLSAGNTGALMAGGLFKVGRIEGVSRPALATTLPTMNGDGFLMLDLGANADAKPENLLQYAIMGDIYVKQVRGIASPRVGLLNIGTEDKKGNELTKSAFTLLKEADFNFEGNVESRELLNGVADVVVTDGFTGNMTLKTLEGTAGAIFKMLKEALFATTKTKIAAALVKNDLKQLKDKMDYTEYGGAALFGLKAPVIKAHGSSNPRAIYSAIRQASIMVEHKVCETITEKIEQMPKSQ; this is encoded by the coding sequence CCAAATTTAGAAATTGATTTGTATGGTGACGAGCAAAAGATGGCACCATATTTAAAGCAGCATAGCCGCTTAAATGTAATACATTGTACAGAAGTTGTAGAAGCAGATGATGATCCAGCACGCGCGGTTCGTCGTAAAAAAGACTCTTCCATGACACGTATGCTTGATGCGGTAGCAGAGGGGAAAGCGGATGCGTGTTTATCAGCAGGTAATACGGGTGCATTAATGGCAGGTGGCTTGTTTAAAGTAGGGCGTATTGAAGGCGTATCGCGACCAGCTTTAGCAACAACATTACCAACAATGAATGGTGATGGTTTCTTAATGTTAGATTTAGGCGCAAATGCGGATGCTAAGCCTGAAAACTTATTGCAATATGCAATTATGGGGGACATTTATGTCAAACAAGTGCGCGGTATTGCATCACCACGTGTGGGATTACTCAATATCGGTACCGAAGATAAAAAAGGGAACGAATTAACGAAATCCGCATTTACATTATTAAAAGAGGCAGATTTCAATTTTGAAGGTAATGTTGAATCACGCGAGCTATTAAATGGAGTAGCGGATGTCGTAGTGACAGATGGTTTCACAGGTAATATGACATTGAAGACACTTGAAGGAACAGCAGGCGCGATTTTTAAAATGTTAAAAGAGGCATTATTTGCAACGACGAAAACAAAAATCGCAGCGGCGTTAGTAAAAAACGATTTAAAACAATTAAAAGATAAAATGGATTACACAGAGTACGGTGGTGCGGCGTTATTTGGTTTAAAAGCACCGGTAATTAAAGCGCATGGCTCGTCTAATCCACGTGCAATCTATAGTGCGATTCGACAAGCTTCAATTATGGTAGAACATAAAGTTTGCGAAACAATTACTGAAAAAATTGAGCAAATGCCAAAATCACAATAA
- the fabD gene encoding ACP S-malonyltransferase, whose protein sequence is MTKIAFIFPGQGSQSVGMGAELVANDENSNQYYVRADEVLNLPLSDYMLNGPQETLTLTYHAQPALLTTGVMIANKLLAAGIQPHFTAGHSLGEYSAFVISEVLSFEDAVQTVHQRGVYMDEAVPAGQGAMAAILAMDGEQLNAICEQVSTTGEVVQVANFNCPGQIVISGTKQGVDEACKRAKEAGAKRALPLVVSGPFHSTLMQKAADNLATSISTLSIQSPKIPVVSNVTSQLLTTPEQIQQEMVAQVTSSVLWEQNVQTLIAQGVTVFIECGPGKVLSGLVKKIDRNVQTYCVYDEASFAQVVEASKEWTQWV, encoded by the coding sequence ATGACAAAAATTGCGTTTATTTTTCCGGGGCAAGGTTCGCAATCCGTGGGGATGGGTGCGGAACTTGTAGCAAACGACGAAAATAGTAACCAATATTATGTTCGTGCAGACGAAGTGTTAAATTTACCATTGTCGGACTATATGTTGAATGGTCCACAAGAAACATTAACACTGACGTATCATGCACAGCCAGCACTTTTAACTACAGGCGTAATGATTGCGAATAAGTTATTAGCAGCGGGGATTCAGCCGCATTTTACGGCAGGTCATTCATTGGGGGAATATAGTGCATTTGTTATTTCAGAAGTATTATCTTTTGAAGATGCGGTGCAAACGGTTCATCAACGTGGGGTGTATATGGACGAGGCAGTACCAGCAGGTCAAGGGGCAATGGCGGCAATTTTAGCAATGGACGGGGAACAGCTAAATGCCATTTGTGAACAAGTATCAACTACTGGTGAAGTCGTGCAAGTTGCGAACTTCAACTGCCCAGGACAAATTGTGATTTCGGGGACGAAACAAGGTGTCGATGAGGCATGTAAACGTGCGAAGGAAGCTGGCGCAAAACGAGCGCTTCCATTAGTTGTAAGTGGACCATTCCATAGTACGTTAATGCAAAAGGCGGCAGACAACTTAGCAACATCAATTTCTACATTATCGATTCAAAGTCCGAAAATTCCAGTTGTGAGTAATGTAACGTCACAATTGTTAACGACACCAGAGCAAATACAGCAAGAAATGGTCGCACAAGTAACGAGCTCAGTACTATGGGAACAAAATGTACAAACGCTTATTGCGCAAGGTGTTACGGTATTTATTGAATGTGGCCCAGGGAAAGTGTTATCTGGTTTGGTAAAGAAAATTGATCGCAACGTGCAAACATATTGTGTTTATGATGAAGCAAGCTTTGCGCAAGTTGTTGAAGCATCAAAGGAGTGGACGCAATGGGTTTAA
- the rnc gene encoding ribonuclease III, with amino-acid sequence MMQRRKGSNQKVGVLPEKVRAQFQLVQDEMNIHFTNKALIYQAFTHSSYVNEHRRKQFTDNERLEFLGDAVLELSVSKYLFEKFPNMSEGELTKLRASIVCEPSLVVFANELNFGQFVLLGKGEELTGGRERPALLADVFESFVGALYLDQGLEVVVAFLERIVFPKVEVGAFSHVMDFKSQLQEIIQQTNNGLLHYEIVDEKGPAHNRTFVSRVLLNNQELGLGRGKSKKEAEQQAAQSAMAMLKQSKPEGE; translated from the coding sequence ATGATGCAAAGAAGAAAAGGTAGTAACCAAAAAGTTGGGGTACTCCCTGAAAAAGTAAGAGCACAATTTCAATTAGTACAAGATGAAATGAATATTCATTTCACAAATAAGGCATTAATATACCAAGCCTTTACACATTCATCTTATGTGAATGAGCATCGCCGCAAACAATTTACGGACAATGAACGCTTAGAATTTTTAGGGGACGCAGTATTAGAATTATCAGTTTCAAAATATTTATTTGAAAAGTTCCCGAATATGAGTGAAGGTGAATTAACGAAATTACGTGCGTCAATCGTATGTGAGCCTTCGTTAGTCGTTTTTGCCAATGAACTAAATTTTGGCCAATTCGTTTTATTAGGTAAAGGCGAAGAACTAACAGGTGGTCGTGAACGTCCAGCTTTACTTGCAGACGTATTTGAATCATTTGTTGGAGCCCTTTATTTAGACCAAGGTTTAGAAGTCGTTGTCGCGTTTTTAGAACGTATCGTATTCCCTAAAGTAGAAGTCGGTGCTTTTTCGCATGTGATGGATTTTAAAAGTCAATTGCAGGAAATCATTCAACAAACAAATAATGGCCTTTTACATTATGAAATTGTCGATGAAAAAGGACCAGCGCATAACAGAACCTTTGTTTCACGCGTACTATTAAACAACCAAGAATTAGGCCTTGGTCGTGGTAAATCGAAGAAAGAAGCTGAGCAGCAGGCTGCGCAAAGTGCGATGGCTATGCTTAAGCAGTCAAAGCCAGAGGGGGAATAA
- the ffh gene encoding signal recognition particle protein produces the protein MAFEGLAERLQGTIQKIKGKGKVSEQDVKEMMREVRFALIEADVNLKVVKEFVKKVSERAVGVDVMKSLTPGQQVIKIVQDELTSLMGGEQSPIKFSNRPPTVIMMVGLQGAGKTTTTGKLASVLRKKYNKKPLLVAADVYRPAAVQQLQTLGKQLNLPVFALGTDISPVEIARQAIEHAKEEHHDVVLIDTAGRLHIDEQLMQELKDIRALKEPDEVFLVVDSMTGQDAVNVAQSFNEAVGITGVVLTKLDGDTRGGAALSIRAVTEKPIKFVGMGEKMDALEPFYPDRMASRILGMGDVLSLIEKAQANVDMEKAKELEEKFMTQSFTFDDFIEQMQAVKKMGPLEDLLKMIPGANKMKGLDNVKVDEKQMGRIEAIIYSMTPAEKTNPEIISSSRKKRIATGSGTTIQEVNRLLKQFEEMKKMMKQMTGMTQGKGKKKMKMPGFDQLFK, from the coding sequence TTGGCTTTTGAAGGTTTAGCAGAGCGACTCCAAGGTACGATCCAAAAGATTAAAGGTAAAGGAAAAGTTTCGGAACAAGACGTAAAAGAAATGATGCGTGAAGTCCGATTTGCCTTAATCGAAGCGGACGTAAACTTAAAGGTAGTTAAGGAATTCGTTAAAAAGGTTAGTGAGCGTGCGGTCGGCGTTGATGTAATGAAATCATTAACACCTGGTCAGCAAGTTATTAAAATTGTACAAGATGAGTTAACTTCATTAATGGGCGGCGAACAAAGCCCAATTAAATTCAGCAACCGTCCACCGACAGTTATTATGATGGTCGGTTTACAAGGTGCCGGTAAAACGACGACAACAGGTAAGTTAGCGAGCGTTTTACGCAAAAAATATAATAAAAAACCTTTATTAGTTGCTGCTGACGTTTATCGTCCGGCTGCAGTTCAACAGCTACAAACTTTAGGGAAACAATTAAACTTACCTGTGTTTGCACTAGGTACGGATATTTCTCCGGTAGAAATTGCACGCCAAGCGATTGAACACGCCAAAGAAGAGCACCATGATGTTGTATTAATTGATACAGCAGGTCGTTTGCACATTGATGAGCAATTAATGCAAGAGTTAAAGGATATTCGCGCACTAAAAGAGCCAGATGAAGTATTCTTAGTAGTGGACTCAATGACAGGGCAAGATGCAGTAAATGTTGCGCAAAGTTTTAACGAAGCTGTAGGTATTACAGGCGTTGTTTTAACAAAATTAGATGGTGATACACGTGGTGGTGCGGCACTTTCAATTCGTGCTGTAACCGAAAAACCGATTAAATTCGTCGGTATGGGTGAAAAAATGGACGCACTTGAACCATTCTACCCTGATCGTATGGCGTCACGTATTTTAGGGATGGGCGACGTATTATCGTTAATCGAAAAAGCACAAGCAAACGTTGACATGGAAAAAGCAAAAGAGCTTGAAGAAAAATTCATGACACAAAGCTTTACATTCGACGACTTCATCGAGCAAATGCAAGCCGTAAAAAAAATGGGCCCATTAGAAGATTTATTGAAAATGATTCCAGGTGCCAACAAAATGAAGGGCTTAGACAATGTCAAAGTCGATGAAAAGCAAATGGGGCGTATTGAAGCAATTATTTATTCAATGACACCTGCTGAAAAAACAAACCCAGAAATCATCTCTTCAAGCCGTAAAAAACGTATTGCAACTGGTTCTGGGACGACAATTCAAGAAGTCAATCGTTTGTTAAAACAGTTTGAAGAAATGAAAAAAATGATGAAGCAAATGACTGGTATGACGCAAGGAAAAGGCAAGAAAAAGATGAAAATGCCAGGATTTGACCAATTATTTAAATAA
- the smc gene encoding chromosome segregation protein SMC: MFLKRLEVVGFKSFAERIGIDFVPGVTAVVGPNGSGKSNVTDAIRWVLGEQSAKSLRGAKMEDVIFAGSESRKALNFAEVTLVLDNTDEQIAIPYTEINVTRRVYRSGDSEYLLNNQQCRLKDITDLFMDSGLGKEAFSIISQGRVDEILNSRPDDRRSIFEEAAGVLKYKLRKKKAEHKLVETDENLNRVLDILHEIEIRLEPLKIQASSAKDYIRMTAELKDFDIALMVHDMLAHDATLKAFDVEQGTLAISEKEHATKMSQFETNLRKMRSELKTIDEVLDISQEQLVEASAEVERWEGRKALFNEKRSNAEKQIQQLKQSHKQANDTVLELVGQEQEKRKQFTEKQKVVQQVRSSLKQVEQALTRTASEIEQEIEQAKNTFINLLNEEATVKNELKHIDQQLSQEQASAERMTGRSSEMQKELAQVVVEQQTTARALEQSELAVKEQLGRYDVLQMQLKTATANLDEKQALLYKAYQHHQQLKARKETLAELEADFSGFFHGVKEILLARDRGELQGIEGAVAELIQVESKYSQALETALGAASQHIVTANEQHAQKAIGWLKQKRAGRATFLPKTVMRSRKIQPHQLQDIQSHPAYIALAYELVSYAPENTNIIENLLGNVLVAANLEGASQIARILGFKYRVVTLEGDIVNAGGSLTGGALKQQSSLFSRKAELEKLVTTLAEMEATIQSAEQKVSTKKSEIAELRHTLEEMKLQGETLREQEQIHRSKLLELDMTVKSLQTTVTLTESEQSTVTTRKETLAEQQQLSTVRLAQLQEELQEVQQTVDELTKAKEQSETQKDVLREQLAQQRSELAVAQEQLTQVQAAIADIELNLTKVKNQSDKISQEIEWIESEDGVNGPSAEELAQTITDWTVKKDALTETIQKNRKSRDSLHEQVTEIEIQLQEVQRVHKSYVDAIRALELKRSRIEFEKTNLQQLLLEQYELDIITAQDEAIHIEDVEQVRRKVKLLKQSIEELGPVNLSAIEEFDRVQERYSFLSEQREDLVAAKDTLHKAIGEMDEEMSERFSETFKQIRQQFVVSFRELFGGGTADLVLLEPDNMLETGIEIIAQPPGKKLQSLSLLSGGERALTAIALLFAILNTRPVPFCVLDEVEAALDESNVARYSDYLRKFSSQTQFIVITHRKGTMEGADVLYGITMQESGVSKLVSVKLEEEPDLVTQGSVEK; the protein is encoded by the coding sequence ATGTTCCTTAAACGACTTGAAGTAGTAGGATTTAAATCATTTGCTGAACGGATTGGCATTGATTTTGTTCCTGGAGTAACTGCAGTAGTTGGCCCAAATGGTAGTGGTAAAAGTAATGTTACAGATGCCATTCGTTGGGTTTTAGGTGAGCAATCTGCAAAAAGTCTACGTGGTGCGAAAATGGAGGATGTTATCTTCGCCGGAAGTGAATCACGTAAAGCATTAAATTTTGCAGAAGTAACACTTGTTTTGGACAATACAGATGAGCAAATCGCTATTCCATATACAGAAATAAATGTCACAAGACGTGTGTATCGTTCAGGTGATAGCGAATATTTGCTGAACAATCAGCAATGTCGCCTGAAGGATATTACGGACTTGTTTATGGATTCGGGTCTTGGAAAAGAAGCGTTTTCGATTATTTCACAAGGGCGTGTTGATGAAATTTTAAACAGCCGTCCAGATGATCGTCGCAGTATTTTTGAAGAGGCAGCTGGTGTTTTAAAATATAAATTACGTAAGAAAAAAGCCGAGCATAAATTAGTCGAAACCGATGAAAACTTAAATCGTGTACTTGATATTTTACATGAAATCGAAATTCGCCTAGAACCGTTAAAAATCCAGGCTTCTAGCGCAAAAGACTATATTCGCATGACGGCAGAATTGAAGGACTTTGACATCGCGTTAATGGTCCACGACATGCTAGCACATGATGCAACATTAAAAGCATTCGATGTAGAGCAAGGTACGTTAGCAATTTCGGAAAAAGAGCATGCAACAAAAATGTCCCAGTTTGAGACAAATTTACGTAAAATGCGTAGCGAGTTAAAAACGATTGATGAAGTGCTAGACATTTCACAAGAGCAGCTTGTCGAAGCGAGTGCTGAAGTAGAGCGTTGGGAAGGACGTAAAGCATTATTTAATGAAAAGCGTTCGAATGCAGAAAAGCAAATCCAACAATTAAAACAGTCACATAAACAAGCGAATGACACAGTTTTAGAACTAGTAGGACAAGAGCAAGAAAAACGCAAGCAATTTACCGAAAAGCAAAAAGTAGTACAACAAGTGCGTTCATCATTAAAACAAGTTGAACAAGCATTGACACGTACAGCCTCTGAAATTGAACAAGAAATTGAACAGGCGAAAAATACGTTTATTAACTTATTAAATGAAGAAGCAACGGTTAAAAACGAACTGAAGCATATTGATCAGCAACTTTCACAAGAGCAGGCTTCTGCAGAGCGAATGACTGGTCGTTCGTCTGAGATGCAAAAAGAGCTCGCACAGGTAGTTGTAGAACAGCAAACAACAGCACGTGCACTTGAACAATCAGAGCTTGCAGTAAAAGAACAACTTGGCCGTTATGATGTATTACAAATGCAGCTAAAAACAGCAACAGCTAATTTAGATGAAAAGCAAGCGTTGTTATATAAAGCATATCAGCACCATCAACAGTTAAAAGCACGTAAAGAAACGTTAGCCGAGTTAGAGGCCGATTTTTCGGGCTTCTTCCATGGTGTAAAAGAAATACTACTTGCCCGTGATCGTGGTGAGTTACAAGGAATTGAAGGGGCGGTAGCGGAACTAATTCAAGTAGAGTCGAAATATTCACAAGCGCTTGAAACGGCATTAGGTGCAGCTTCACAGCATATTGTGACCGCCAATGAGCAACACGCACAAAAAGCAATAGGGTGGTTAAAGCAAAAGCGTGCAGGTCGTGCGACATTTTTACCGAAAACTGTTATGCGTTCACGAAAAATCCAACCTCATCAATTGCAAGATATTCAGTCGCATCCCGCATATATTGCATTGGCATACGAATTAGTAAGTTATGCACCTGAAAATACGAATATTATCGAAAACCTTTTAGGAAACGTCCTAGTAGCCGCGAATTTAGAGGGAGCGAGTCAAATCGCACGTATTTTAGGTTTTAAATACCGCGTGGTGACGCTAGAAGGCGATATCGTCAATGCAGGTGGTTCGTTAACGGGTGGTGCATTAAAGCAACAAAGTTCCCTATTTTCACGAAAGGCTGAGCTCGAAAAATTAGTGACAACATTAGCTGAAATGGAAGCGACGATTCAATCTGCTGAACAAAAGGTTTCAACGAAGAAGTCTGAAATTGCAGAGCTACGTCATACATTAGAAGAGATGAAGTTACAAGGTGAGACACTACGTGAACAAGAGCAAATTCATCGTTCAAAGCTATTAGAGTTGGATATGACGGTAAAGAGTTTACAAACAACGGTTACGTTAACTGAATCTGAACAATCGACAGTAACAACACGTAAAGAAACGTTAGCCGAACAGCAGCAACTTTCGACAGTACGTTTAGCACAATTACAAGAAGAATTACAAGAAGTACAGCAAACGGTAGATGAGCTCACGAAGGCAAAAGAACAAAGTGAAACACAAAAAGATGTGTTGCGTGAACAATTAGCGCAGCAACGTTCTGAGTTAGCCGTTGCACAGGAGCAGTTAACACAAGTACAAGCTGCAATTGCAGACATTGAGCTAAACTTAACGAAAGTAAAAAATCAATCTGATAAAATTTCCCAGGAAATCGAGTGGATTGAATCTGAGGATGGTGTGAATGGCCCATCTGCTGAAGAATTAGCACAAACGATTACAGACTGGACAGTGAAAAAAGATGCACTAACGGAAACGATTCAAAAAAACCGAAAGTCTCGTGATTCATTGCATGAACAAGTTACAGAAATTGAAATCCAACTACAAGAAGTACAACGTGTACATAAAAGCTATGTCGACGCAATTCGTGCATTAGAATTAAAACGTAGTCGTATTGAATTCGAAAAAACAAACTTGCAACAGCTATTACTCGAGCAATATGAGCTGGACATTATTACTGCACAAGATGAAGCAATCCATATTGAAGATGTAGAACAAGTGCGTCGTAAAGTGAAGCTATTAAAACAATCAATCGAAGAATTAGGGCCGGTAAACTTGTCGGCAATTGAAGAATTTGACCGAGTACAAGAGCGCTACTCCTTCTTAAGTGAGCAGCGTGAAGATTTAGTTGCTGCCAAAGATACATTGCATAAAGCTATTGGTGAAATGGATGAAGAAATGAGCGAACGCTTTAGCGAAACATTTAAGCAGATTCGTCAGCAGTTTGTTGTTTCATTCCGCGAATTATTTGGTGGCGGTACAGCTGATTTAGTACTGTTAGAACCAGATAACATGTTAGAAACAGGTATTGAAATTATTGCGCAACCGCCAGGCAAAAAGCTGCAAAGTCTAAGTCTTTTATCCGGTGGTGAACGTGCATTAACTGCAATTGCTTTATTGTTTGCGATATTGAATACACGTCCAGTACCGTTCTGTGTACTTGATGAAGTAGAGGCAGCACTTGATGAATCGAATGTTGCGCGCTATAGTGATTATTTACGGAAATTTAGCAGTCAGACGCAATTCATCGTTATTACACACCGTAAAGGTACGATGGAAGGAGCGGACGTTCTATACGGTATTACAATGCAAGAATCGGGCGTCTCGAAGCTTGTATCAGTAAAACTAGAGGAAGAACCCGATTTAGTAACGCAAGGGAGTGTCGAAAAATGA
- the rpsP gene encoding 30S ribosomal protein S16 translates to MAVKIRLKRMGAKKSPFYRIVVADARSPRDGRQIETVGTYNPLTQPATVEINEELALKWLADGAKPSDTVRNLFSEQGIMEKFHNAKYSK, encoded by the coding sequence ATGGCAGTTAAAATTCGCTTAAAACGTATGGGAGCTAAAAAATCTCCTTTCTATCGTATCGTAGTTGCAGACGCTCGTTCACCACGTGACGGTCGTCAAATCGAAACAGTAGGTACTTACAACCCACTTACTCAACCAGCTACAGTAGAAATCAATGAAGAGTTAGCTCTTAAATGGTTAGCTGATGGTGCAAAACCATCTGATACTGTACGTAACCTGTTCTCAGAACAAGGTATCATGGAAAAATTCCATAACGCTAAATACAGCAAATAA
- the ftsY gene encoding signal recognition particle-docking protein FtsY, with protein MSFFKRLKEKLVGSNEEQKVEQPELGEQQVAELSPLEVIEEAVKPVQEIEKEIEQTAAEEVETTSTAKEPVEEVLFGNETVETVEEIVEEQVEEESTKPSAWSITQKFKAGLEKTRNSFTSKVNDLVARYRKVDEDFFEELEELLLQADVGFETVMDLMDKLRYEVQRQNIKDTNGIQAIISEKLVEIYESGEENLTDLNMQQNGDLTVILFVGVNGVGKTTTIGKLAHRLKSEGKSVMLAAGDTFRAGAIDQLQVWGERVGVEVIAQSEGSDPAAVMYDAVRAAKNRGVDVLICDTAGRLQNKVNLMNELEKVHRVISREIPNAPHEVLLALDATTGQNALVQAQMFKEATNVTGIVLTKLDGTAKGGIVLAIRNKLHIPVKFVGLGEKMDDLQPFDAERYVYGLFADGLEKELKEIED; from the coding sequence ATGAGCTTTTTTAAGCGACTAAAAGAAAAATTAGTAGGTAGTAACGAAGAACAAAAAGTTGAGCAACCAGAACTTGGTGAGCAACAAGTAGCCGAACTGTCTCCTCTAGAAGTTATTGAAGAAGCAGTGAAACCCGTTCAAGAAATTGAAAAAGAGATTGAACAAACTGCTGCAGAAGAAGTAGAAACAACATCAACAGCAAAAGAACCTGTCGAAGAAGTTTTATTTGGCAATGAGACAGTTGAAACCGTAGAAGAAATCGTTGAGGAACAAGTAGAAGAAGAGTCGACGAAACCTTCTGCATGGTCGATTACACAAAAATTCAAAGCTGGTTTAGAAAAAACCCGCAATTCGTTTACATCAAAAGTTAATGATTTAGTAGCGCGTTACCGTAAAGTAGATGAAGATTTCTTTGAAGAATTAGAAGAATTACTGTTACAAGCAGATGTAGGGTTTGAAACGGTTATGGATTTAATGGATAAATTACGCTATGAAGTACAGCGTCAAAACATTAAAGACACAAACGGCATTCAAGCAATTATCTCAGAAAAATTAGTTGAAATTTATGAGTCTGGCGAGGAAAACCTAACGGACTTGAATATGCAGCAAAACGGTGATTTAACAGTTATTTTATTTGTAGGTGTTAACGGTGTTGGTAAAACGACGACTATTGGTAAATTGGCACACCGTTTAAAATCAGAAGGGAAGTCGGTTATGCTTGCCGCGGGTGATACATTCCGTGCAGGTGCGATTGACCAATTACAAGTTTGGGGTGAGCGTGTCGGTGTTGAAGTGATAGCTCAATCAGAAGGTTCTGACCCAGCTGCTGTAATGTATGATGCGGTTCGTGCAGCGAAAAACCGTGGCGTTGACGTATTAATTTGTGATACAGCAGGACGTTTACAAAACAAGGTCAACTTAATGAACGAGCTTGAAAAGGTGCACCGTGTCATTTCACGCGAAATTCCAAACGCGCCACATGAAGTATTATTAGCATTAGATGCGACAACAGGTCAAAACGCGCTAGTACAGGCACAAATGTTCAAAGAGGCAACAAATGTTACAGGTATCGTATTAACGAAACTAGATGGTACGGCAAAAGGTGGTATCGTTTTAGCTATTCGCAACAAATTACACATTCCAGTAAAATTTGTTGGACTTGGTGAAAAAATGGACGATCTACAACCGTTTGATGCAGAGCGTTACGTATACGGTTTATTTGCGGATGGTTTAGAAAAAGAGCTGAAAGAAATAGAAGATTAA
- the acpP gene encoding acyl carrier protein, translated as MSTVIERVTKVVVDRLGVDESEVKLEASFRDDLGADSLDVVELVMELEDEFDMEISDEDAEKIATVGDAISYIESKVS; from the coding sequence ATGTCTACAGTAATTGAACGTGTAACAAAAGTAGTAGTTGATCGCTTAGGCGTTGACGAAAGTGAAGTAAAATTAGAAGCATCATTCCGTGATGATTTAGGTGCCGATTCATTAGACGTTGTTGAACTAGTAATGGAATTAGAAGATGAGTTCGATATGGAAATTTCTGATGAAGATGCAGAAAAAATCGCTACAGTTGGTGATGCTATCTCATACATCGAAAGCAAAGTAAGCTAA
- the fabG gene encoding 3-oxoacyl-[acyl-carrier-protein] reductase, protein MGLMGKCAIVTGASRGIGRAIALELASQGARVVVNYSGSVEKAKQVVEEIQANGGEAIAVQADVANGESVQQLMQTALETYGSIDILVNNAGITRDNLLMRMKDDEWDDVINTNLKGVFLCTKAVTRQMMKQRAGRIINISSIVGVAGNPGQANYVAAKAGVIGLTKTTAQELASRNILVNAIAPGFITTEMTDGLPEDLKQAMLKQIPLAKLGQPEDIAKAVTFFASDSANYITGQTLQIDGGMVMA, encoded by the coding sequence ATGGGTTTAATGGGGAAATGTGCAATAGTAACGGGGGCTTCACGTGGCATAGGTCGTGCGATTGCGTTAGAATTAGCCAGTCAAGGTGCACGTGTTGTAGTAAATTACAGTGGTAGCGTGGAAAAGGCGAAACAAGTTGTAGAAGAAATTCAAGCAAACGGTGGCGAGGCAATTGCTGTACAAGCAGATGTAGCAAATGGTGAATCTGTACAGCAATTAATGCAAACTGCGCTTGAAACATACGGTTCAATTGATATTTTAGTTAATAACGCAGGCATTACACGCGATAATCTATTGATGCGTATGAAAGATGATGAATGGGATGATGTCATCAACACCAATTTAAAAGGTGTGTTCCTTTGTACAAAAGCGGTAACACGTCAAATGATGAAGCAACGTGCAGGTCGTATTATTAATATTTCATCAATTGTTGGTGTAGCAGGAAACCCTGGTCAGGCAAATTACGTTGCAGCAAAGGCAGGGGTAATCGGTTTAACAAAAACGACTGCTCAAGAGCTTGCTTCGCGAAATATTTTAGTCAATGCGATTGCACCAGGCTTTATTACAACAGAGATGACAGACGGTTTACCAGAAGATTTAAAGCAAGCGATGCTAAAGCAAATTCCATTAGCGAAGCTTGGACAGCCAGAGGATATCGCAAAAGCCGTAACGTTTTTCGCATCCGATAGCGCAAATTACATTACTGGCCAAACATTACAAATCGATGGCGGTATGGTGATGGCTTAG
- a CDS encoding putative DNA-binding protein, translating into MLLEKTTRMNFLFDFYQALLTDKQRSYMELYYLDDNSLGEIAESYNISRQAVYDNIRRTEAMLEEYEEKLKLFEKFQQRQDVLKQLTEAIQDDASTIEVRLALVEQLKESD; encoded by the coding sequence ATGCTACTTGAAAAAACAACACGCATGAACTTTCTCTTCGACTTTTATCAAGCACTTTTAACAGATAAGCAGCGCAGTTATATGGAGCTTTATTATTTAGATGACAATTCACTTGGTGAAATTGCCGAAAGCTACAATATTTCGCGTCAAGCTGTTTATGATAACATTCGTCGTACTGAGGCGATGCTTGAAGAATATGAAGAAAAACTAAAGCTTTTTGAAAAATTTCAACAACGTCAAGATGTGTTAAAGCAGCTAACAGAGGCTATACAAGATGACGCTTCTACTATAGAAGTGCGTTTAGCATTAGTTGAACAATTGAAGGAATCGGATTAG